The Methanomassiliicoccales archaeon genome includes a region encoding these proteins:
- a CDS encoding class I SAM-dependent methyltransferase — protein MSRKVFDPQKEHWDTVYKTKPDYFGETPSEFARRALSFFKENKARRIIELGCGEGRDTIMFLKEGFEVIALDYSPIAIEHLVQKAKANQLSESLTAMVHDARDGIPLTDASVDGIFSHMFFTMQLTEKELDFIFQECLRVMRPGAFNIYSVRNIHDPHYGKGIHRGEDMWESPQKFVVHFFSLEKVKRLARGYEICHISEFDDPSPTYTKKLYEVILRKI, from the coding sequence GTGTCAAGAAAAGTGTTTGATCCGCAGAAGGAGCACTGGGACACCGTGTACAAAACGAAACCAGATTATTTTGGGGAAACGCCGAGTGAATTCGCGAGGAGGGCGTTGAGCTTTTTTAAGGAGAATAAGGCCAGGAGGATTATCGAACTCGGCTGTGGGGAAGGTAGGGATACGATCATGTTCTTGAAGGAAGGCTTCGAGGTCATCGCACTGGATTATTCCCCTATTGCAATTGAACATCTCGTGCAGAAGGCGAAGGCCAACCAGTTGAGCGAATCGCTTACCGCAATGGTCCACGACGCCCGCGATGGTATCCCGCTGACTGATGCGAGTGTCGACGGCATCTTTTCACACATGTTTTTTACGATGCAACTGACGGAGAAGGAGCTCGATTTTATTTTCCAGGAATGTCTCCGGGTGATGAGACCTGGTGCGTTCAATATCTATTCCGTGAGAAACATTCACGACCCCCACTACGGGAAAGGTATCCACAGGGGTGAGGACATGTGGGAAAGTCCTCAGAAATTCGTCGTACATTTCTTCTCATTGGAAAAGGTCAAGCGACTCGCTCGCGGGTATGAGATCTGTCATATCAGCGAGTTTGATGACCCCTCACCTACTTACACAAAAAAACTCTACGAAGTCATTTTGCGCAAGATTTGA
- a CDS encoding FAD-dependent oxidoreductase, protein MEAHLMAISGMSMDSFGKVLVVGGGVAGLQTALDLSSANLQVYLVEKEAVLGGIVAGLHRVFPSMEPGASIAKRLTGEICSRPSVSVYTNTVVQDIRRSSDRFSVILSPREGEDQKQEIEVDAIVIATGLVPVDLTLFPEYGYGKYCEVMSSIEFERLLVEEERNVKGLFSGQDGNCNKTIAFVQCAGSRTGRSGGVPYCSGVCCMNSIKNAILLKESHPDFDVWVFYIDIRVHATYGEEMYKKAKELGVKFVRGQPSLILKKEKSEKAIVCGENTLLRELYELPADIVVLSTGLRHPESSLELFRILNLPVSSNGFPSNVKDSLDLCSTPVEGVFVVGSAESPKDVYSAITQGRACAMRVFEYLMS, encoded by the coding sequence ATGGAAGCACACCTAATGGCAATTTCAGGGATGAGTATGGATTCTTTCGGAAAGGTGCTCGTCGTCGGGGGAGGCGTAGCTGGTCTACAGACAGCACTCGACCTTTCCAGCGCTAATCTTCAGGTTTACTTGGTCGAAAAGGAAGCGGTTCTGGGAGGTATTGTGGCTGGGCTTCATAGAGTCTTCCCGTCCATGGAACCGGGGGCTTCTATTGCCAAGAGGTTGACTGGTGAAATTTGTTCGCGACCAAGCGTCTCAGTTTACACGAATACGGTCGTCCAGGACATCCGGAGGAGCTCCGATCGATTCTCCGTAATTCTTTCACCAAGGGAGGGGGAGGATCAAAAGCAAGAAATCGAAGTTGACGCGATTGTCATAGCGACGGGACTCGTTCCAGTCGATCTGACACTCTTCCCTGAATATGGCTATGGCAAGTACTGCGAAGTGATGAGCTCAATTGAGTTTGAGCGGTTGCTCGTCGAGGAGGAGAGGAATGTCAAAGGTCTTTTCAGCGGGCAGGATGGCAATTGCAACAAAACAATCGCTTTCGTTCAGTGCGCGGGCTCGAGAACTGGGAGGAGTGGCGGAGTGCCTTACTGTAGTGGCGTCTGCTGTATGAATTCAATAAAAAACGCGATCCTCCTCAAGGAATCACATCCAGATTTTGATGTCTGGGTCTTTTATATTGATATCAGAGTCCATGCTACTTACGGGGAAGAAATGTACAAAAAAGCGAAGGAATTGGGAGTTAAATTCGTCCGCGGGCAACCCTCCTTGATTTTGAAAAAAGAAAAATCGGAGAAGGCCATCGTGTGCGGGGAAAATACATTGCTCAGGGAGCTTTACGAGCTCCCAGCGGACATTGTGGTTCTTAGTACAGGCCTCAGACATCCAGAGTCGAGTCTTGAGCTATTTCGCATACTCAACCTTCCAGTTTCATCTAACGGCTTCCCTTCAAATGTGAAAGATTCTCTCGATCTATGTAGTACGCCTGTCGAGGGCGTTTTCGTGGTGGGGTCGGCAGAATCCCCGAAAGACGTTTACAGCGCCATCACGCAAGGCAGGGCTTGCGCGATGAGGGTTTTCGAGTACCTCATGTCGTGA
- a CDS encoding ZIP family metal transporter — MSAWIYAIASVILVSLISIIGILFLMLNDNILKTSVFILVGLAVGALFTDAFVHLIPEAFEEYGTGIEVPIYIIAGIFAFFVLEKFLHWRHEHSCEFQEICKKPVGYINMVSDGVHNLIDGILIGVSYLAGFEVGIATTIAIVLHEIPQEIGDFGILVYAGFTKWKALLFNFLAATAAIAGAIASLIIGESVSGYTTLMLPLAAGGFIYIAGSDLVPEMHKELNIKKSIIQMISIIIGVLVILSLAFLE; from the coding sequence ATGTCCGCATGGATCTATGCGATCGCTAGTGTCATACTTGTGAGCCTGATCTCAATAATTGGAATATTGTTCCTCATGCTCAATGATAACATCCTGAAGACATCTGTTTTTATTCTTGTTGGTTTGGCAGTCGGAGCTTTGTTTACCGACGCGTTTGTCCATCTGATTCCCGAAGCTTTCGAAGAGTATGGGACGGGAATTGAGGTGCCTATTTACATAATCGCGGGCATTTTCGCCTTCTTTGTTTTGGAAAAATTTTTGCACTGGCGACATGAGCACAGTTGCGAGTTCCAAGAAATCTGTAAGAAACCTGTTGGATATATCAATATGGTCTCGGACGGCGTACACAATCTTATTGATGGAATACTCATCGGAGTCTCGTACCTAGCTGGCTTTGAAGTGGGAATAGCGACAACGATCGCAATCGTTTTGCACGAAATCCCCCAGGAAATCGGAGATTTCGGCATCCTGGTATACGCGGGATTTACAAAATGGAAGGCCCTCTTGTTTAACTTTCTCGCCGCGACGGCTGCGATCGCAGGTGCAATTGCTTCGCTTATCATCGGGGAAAGCGTAAGTGGATACACGACCCTGATGTTACCACTGGCGGCCGGCGGGTTCATCTACATCGCTGGGAGTGATCTCGTTCCCGAGATGCACAAAGAATTGAACATAAAGAAATCAATCATCCAGATGATTTCAATCATCATAGGCGTGCTGGTCATTCTCAGTCTTGCGTTCCTTGAGTAA
- a CDS encoding MFS transporter, which yields MLSLIGLLADMTYEGARSISGTYLGLLGASAAAVALIIGFGELIGYTPRLLTGSMTDRTGKYWAFLYVGYGINLVAVPLLAFTGDWVTAAILIIIERAGKAIRAPARDAMLSHAASEVGRGWTFGLNEAITSVGAVLGPVVVALVMMMHGGYSTAFLILIIPATAAFVILYVAWKYCPAPREMERSKTVEKSGKLPKIFWVYVAGASLVAIGYIDFPFLAYHFQKIGSVPSIWIPIFYATANVVDAFGALSFGHLYDVNGMKVLVIITFISSFFSVFVFFNNFTLVLIGVALWGLGAGSQESLMRAVIAEIVPVYKRGSAFGIFSLAFGVFWFLGTAFIGLIYVHSIIAVVVFSFLIQLFAVAIFFFVMKKLGQS from the coding sequence TTGCTGAGCCTCATTGGTCTCCTTGCCGACATGACTTACGAAGGAGCGAGGAGCATTTCTGGTACATATCTTGGGCTTCTTGGAGCCAGTGCTGCTGCAGTGGCGCTCATTATCGGATTTGGAGAACTGATAGGGTATACACCGAGATTACTCACCGGTAGCATGACCGATCGGACTGGAAAATATTGGGCCTTTTTGTATGTCGGGTATGGCATCAACCTCGTTGCAGTTCCACTACTTGCATTTACTGGCGACTGGGTCACCGCAGCAATTCTCATCATCATCGAGCGTGCTGGTAAAGCGATCAGGGCACCAGCGAGGGATGCGATGCTCTCCCACGCCGCTAGTGAGGTCGGTAGGGGATGGACATTCGGATTGAATGAAGCGATCACATCGGTTGGGGCGGTGCTCGGACCAGTCGTTGTCGCCTTAGTGATGATGATGCATGGTGGCTACTCAACAGCTTTCTTGATCCTGATCATCCCCGCAACTGCCGCGTTTGTCATCCTCTACGTCGCTTGGAAATATTGCCCAGCGCCGAGGGAAATGGAACGATCAAAGACTGTTGAAAAAAGTGGTAAGTTGCCGAAGATTTTTTGGGTTTATGTCGCAGGCGCATCCCTCGTTGCGATCGGGTACATCGATTTTCCATTTCTCGCATATCATTTTCAAAAGATTGGATCTGTTCCCTCGATATGGATTCCAATTTTCTACGCGACGGCCAATGTTGTCGATGCATTTGGAGCGTTGTCGTTTGGTCATCTCTATGATGTAAACGGTATGAAGGTTCTCGTGATCATCACCTTCATTTCTTCGTTCTTTTCAGTTTTTGTCTTTTTCAACAATTTCACACTTGTCCTTATCGGCGTCGCTCTATGGGGGCTCGGCGCTGGATCACAGGAATCCCTTATGCGAGCTGTCATTGCAGAGATAGTCCCGGTCTACAAAAGAGGGTCGGCATTCGGGATCTTCAGTCTTGCATTCGGTGTATTCTGGTTCCTTGGTACGGCTTTCATCGGTCTCATCTATGTTCATTCAATCATTGCAGTTGTTGTGTTTTCATTCTTAATACAGTTATTCGCCGTTGCGATTTTCTTCTTCGTGATGAAAAAATTAGGTCAAAGTTGA
- a CDS encoding ABC transporter ATP-binding protein has protein sequence MLEIEDLTVEVGGKTVLRDVNLSVMPGYTSVLFGPNGSGKSTLLMTIMGFSEYQVKKGRILFRGVDVTHLPMHERAKMGIGIMMQRPPNLVGVKLGNLIRVIGKNAGDLYQLATSLRMEKFLERDVNVGFSGGEIKRSELLQLTAQNPCLYLLDEPESGVDLESIERIGNAIKMLLSGSLECAGKKSIDGKSALIITHTGQILDYIEADIGYVMCNGTIYCSGNPRELLQEIRKRGYEECIKCKILRVT, from the coding sequence ATGCTTGAAATTGAGGATCTTACGGTCGAGGTCGGCGGCAAAACTGTTCTCAGAGATGTCAATTTGAGTGTCATGCCTGGCTACACGAGTGTTCTCTTTGGCCCAAATGGGTCTGGGAAATCAACTCTGCTTATGACGATCATGGGGTTTAGCGAATATCAAGTCAAAAAAGGCCGAATTCTCTTCAGAGGAGTAGATGTAACGCATTTACCTATGCACGAGAGAGCAAAAATGGGCATTGGTATCATGATGCAGAGACCGCCGAATCTCGTGGGTGTTAAGCTTGGAAACCTCATAAGAGTGATCGGAAAAAATGCTGGTGACTTATATCAACTGGCAACCTCCCTAAGAATGGAGAAATTTCTCGAAAGAGATGTCAATGTTGGTTTCTCTGGTGGCGAGATCAAGAGATCTGAGCTGCTACAACTTACCGCACAGAACCCCTGCCTTTATCTTCTAGATGAGCCGGAGTCAGGGGTCGATCTCGAAAGCATCGAACGAATTGGAAATGCGATAAAAATGCTTCTAAGCGGTAGTCTCGAGTGCGCCGGAAAAAAATCTATCGACGGAAAGTCGGCACTCATTATCACCCACACTGGCCAAATACTTGATTATATTGAGGCCGATATTGGTTACGTGATGTGCAACGGGACCATATATTGTTCTGGTAATCCAAGAGAATTGTTACAAGAAATAAGAAAAAGGGGATACGAGGAGTGCATAAAATGCAAGATTCTTCGAGTGACTTAA
- a CDS encoding SufD family Fe-S cluster assembly protein: MQDSSSDLRKRAEAAKRKRAAYGEDIDLEDYDIAPKNSPETDNLENLDNEIKRTLLNAGVVPTGEGRAGSFLLLDNAVVHRSQKEESVEVMSTQQALKKYDWVNDYYWKAIPPDTDKYTATTFLENADGYFIRALPGAKARMPVQTCLLLGSRNAAQTVHNIVIVEEGAELEVVTGCATKPGVEKALHLGISEFYIKKGGKLTFTMIHNWAEQVGVRPRTVVIVGEEATYVNNYVCLKPVKSIQMYPTAKLEGRGSFGRFNTVAIAHPGSEIDIGSKVVLSAPNARAEIVSRSITTGGKSIARGRLVGEAPGIRAHLECKGLILQEKGIQLAIPELEASVPDVEMTHEAAVGKIAKDQVEYIMARGLSEAEAVGIIVRGFLEVGIRGIPEELKKEIDKAIAATELSSG, from the coding sequence ATGCAAGATTCTTCGAGTGACTTAAGGAAAAGGGCTGAAGCGGCGAAAAGAAAAAGAGCTGCATACGGTGAAGACATCGACCTCGAAGACTACGATATCGCGCCGAAGAATTCACCAGAGACGGATAATCTGGAAAACCTTGATAACGAGATTAAACGCACGTTGCTGAACGCAGGTGTCGTTCCAACAGGTGAAGGGAGGGCTGGCAGTTTCCTTCTCCTCGATAACGCTGTTGTGCATAGATCGCAGAAGGAGGAGAGCGTCGAAGTGATGTCGACGCAGCAAGCACTCAAGAAGTACGACTGGGTCAATGATTATTATTGGAAGGCAATTCCTCCAGACACAGACAAGTACACCGCTACAACCTTTCTTGAAAACGCTGATGGATATTTCATCAGAGCTTTGCCGGGTGCAAAGGCGAGGATGCCTGTTCAGACATGCCTGCTTCTTGGCAGCAGGAACGCGGCGCAGACTGTTCACAATATCGTAATCGTTGAGGAAGGTGCTGAACTTGAGGTCGTTACAGGATGTGCCACGAAACCTGGTGTGGAAAAGGCACTGCACCTAGGCATCTCAGAGTTCTACATTAAAAAAGGTGGTAAACTGACATTCACAATGATCCACAACTGGGCGGAACAGGTCGGAGTCAGACCTAGGACAGTCGTTATCGTCGGAGAGGAAGCGACATACGTGAACAATTACGTGTGTCTGAAGCCGGTTAAATCAATCCAGATGTACCCGACGGCAAAGCTTGAAGGAAGAGGATCATTTGGCCGTTTCAATACCGTTGCAATTGCCCATCCTGGGTCGGAAATTGATATCGGCTCGAAAGTGGTGCTTTCTGCTCCAAATGCGAGAGCGGAGATCGTCTCGAGGAGCATCACGACTGGTGGGAAATCGATCGCGAGAGGTAGACTCGTGGGGGAAGCTCCAGGGATCAGAGCACATCTCGAGTGCAAGGGTCTCATCCTCCAAGAGAAGGGGATTCAGCTGGCTATTCCAGAACTCGAAGCAAGTGTACCAGATGTAGAAATGACGCACGAAGCGGCCGTCGGAAAGATTGCAAAGGATCAAGTTGAGTACATTATGGCGAGAGGATTGAGTGAGGCGGAGGCTGTTGGCATCATCGTGCGCGGGTTCCTGGAGGTCGGGATTAGGGGGATTCCAGAAGAATTGAAGAAAGAGATCGATAAGGCAATCGCCGCAACAGAACTGAGCAGCGGCTGA
- a CDS encoding PAS domain S-box protein, translating into MEDHSLIRILLVDDELPFLEIAKGFLELEEKFRADIASSVDEALKLLQKNCYDAIISDYQMGDSTGIDLLKTIRSQGNQIPFILFTGKGREEVVIEALNLGADFYINKGTDIRSQFAELSNMIEQAVKRRKYEIALADSEKRYRTIFMNTGTAMAIVEEDTTISLVNDEFSRLVGYAKEEIEGKKSWKDFVPPSEIPRLMKYHVARRIDPRHAPRSYETYAIDKNGTVKTIIVTVEIIPGTKQSLLSAIDISDKRSIENKLRMSEHRLALITDNMLDMVMQVGPDLLIEYASPSHLSSAGHSPGALMGRKLHDLIHPDDLSKLSEVLGRIGIDKYYTCELRFRRADGKPLWVETFWNFLTDENGKFGGAVITSRDISDRKRLESIKSAMLRISQAVTSIGSLQQLYRLVHSIMSELMPVRNFYIALIDNENEEITFPYFVDEYDPPPGSRKLGRGITEYVVRKGEALLASKDDIMRLSREGEIEIFGTLPVDWMGAPLMVGDRKLGAIVVQSYDETIRYTKRELDILNYVSDQIAMAIDHVAAQQGLIEAKEFAENLIKTANVMIVGLDENGNIRIFNDTAERITGYKAVEVIGKNWFETLVPKDRYPEVWEVFSVFKAGDALLRNFENPVLTKSGEERYIFWQNSEIRNSKFGVRIVSFGTDMTEKKKMMEMIERTNRKLNLIGRVSRHDILNQLTAVLGYIELARDRATENDIRSYLEKAANAGRNIERILNSTRDYERLGSVEPRWEKASDLFERGISALDTTGINIKVDLEGVFIEVDPLFEKVFHNLVDNSMRHGRHTKRIEVRYNEAGDGLLIVYEDDGIGIRDDLKKDLFTGKHGKGLYMVKEILSITGMKIEEIGEYGKGARFCIYVPRGRYRLTE; encoded by the coding sequence ATGGAGGATCACAGTCTCATCCGCATCCTCCTCGTCGACGATGAACTTCCATTTTTGGAGATAGCGAAGGGGTTTCTTGAACTCGAAGAGAAATTCAGAGCGGATATTGCAAGTTCTGTTGATGAGGCGTTGAAACTACTTCAAAAGAATTGTTACGATGCAATAATCTCGGATTATCAAATGGGTGATAGTACGGGAATCGATCTCCTCAAAACGATCAGATCCCAGGGGAACCAAATTCCTTTCATCCTTTTTACGGGGAAGGGTAGGGAGGAAGTCGTTATTGAGGCGCTGAATCTAGGAGCAGACTTTTACATCAACAAGGGTACTGATATCCGCTCCCAATTTGCTGAGCTATCGAATATGATTGAGCAAGCGGTGAAACGGAGAAAGTATGAAATTGCGCTTGCTGACAGCGAGAAAAGGTATCGTACGATTTTTATGAACACAGGTACAGCAATGGCAATCGTCGAAGAAGACACAACGATTTCACTCGTAAATGACGAATTCTCACGACTCGTGGGATACGCGAAGGAAGAAATCGAAGGAAAAAAGTCGTGGAAGGATTTTGTCCCGCCATCGGAGATTCCGAGGCTGATGAAATATCATGTAGCGCGCAGAATTGATCCTCGGCACGCTCCACGAAGTTACGAGACATATGCAATAGACAAAAATGGAACTGTGAAGACGATTATAGTAACGGTCGAAATAATTCCTGGAACGAAGCAGAGCCTCTTGTCGGCTATTGACATCAGTGACAAACGGTCGATTGAAAATAAGCTCAGGATGAGTGAACACCGTCTCGCGCTTATAACTGATAACATGCTGGATATGGTCATGCAGGTTGGCCCCGACCTTCTAATCGAATATGCGAGTCCTTCTCATCTTTCATCTGCAGGTCATTCACCTGGAGCCCTGATGGGAAGGAAATTGCATGATTTGATCCATCCTGACGACTTGTCAAAATTAAGTGAGGTCCTGGGCCGTATTGGCATAGATAAGTATTACACGTGTGAATTGAGATTTCGCCGCGCGGATGGCAAGCCACTTTGGGTTGAGACTTTCTGGAATTTCCTCACCGATGAAAATGGGAAATTCGGTGGTGCGGTCATCACGAGTAGGGATATTAGCGACCGCAAGAGACTTGAGAGTATTAAATCGGCGATGCTGCGTATTTCGCAAGCCGTTACCTCAATCGGCTCACTCCAGCAACTATACAGACTCGTCCATTCGATCATGTCGGAGCTTATGCCTGTGAGAAATTTCTACATTGCACTCATTGACAATGAAAATGAGGAGATCACCTTTCCCTATTTTGTCGATGAATACGACCCACCTCCGGGGTCAAGAAAGCTTGGGCGAGGGATCACCGAATATGTGGTCAGGAAGGGAGAAGCGCTTCTCGCTTCAAAGGACGATATTATGCGGTTGAGCAGGGAGGGTGAAATCGAAATTTTCGGTACCCTTCCGGTGGACTGGATGGGGGCACCACTGATGGTCGGCGATAGAAAGCTTGGTGCTATCGTTGTCCAGAGCTATGATGAAACTATCAGATACACTAAGAGGGAGCTGGACATCCTCAACTACGTTTCCGATCAAATCGCCATGGCGATCGATCATGTCGCAGCACAGCAAGGACTTATCGAGGCAAAGGAATTTGCGGAGAATTTAATCAAGACAGCAAATGTGATGATTGTGGGCCTTGATGAAAACGGCAACATCAGGATTTTCAATGATACGGCTGAAAGGATTACAGGCTATAAGGCTGTTGAGGTGATCGGAAAGAATTGGTTCGAGACCCTTGTCCCGAAAGATAGGTACCCAGAAGTATGGGAAGTCTTTTCAGTTTTTAAGGCTGGAGACGCTCTCCTTCGCAACTTCGAAAATCCAGTATTGACGAAGTCGGGAGAGGAGCGTTACATATTCTGGCAGAACAGCGAGATCAGGAATTCAAAGTTTGGTGTGCGTATTGTCTCATTTGGAACCGATATGACTGAAAAGAAGAAAATGATGGAGATGATTGAGAGAACAAACAGAAAACTCAATCTGATCGGGAGAGTCTCGCGTCACGATATCCTCAATCAATTGACAGCCGTGCTTGGTTACATTGAGCTTGCGAGAGATAGGGCAACAGAGAATGATATCCGCAGTTATCTCGAAAAGGCAGCGAATGCTGGAAGGAACATTGAACGCATACTCAACTCGACTCGTGACTACGAGCGTCTTGGTTCAGTAGAACCTCGCTGGGAAAAGGCTTCAGATCTCTTTGAGCGTGGAATTTCCGCTCTCGATACTACCGGCATCAACATAAAGGTCGATCTCGAAGGGGTATTCATCGAGGTCGATCCATTATTTGAGAAAGTCTTCCATAATCTCGTCGATAACTCGATGAGACATGGGAGACATACAAAGAGAATTGAAGTTCGTTACAATGAGGCTGGGGACGGACTTCTCATTGTATACGAGGACGATGGGATTGGGATACGGGATGACTTGAAAAAAGACCTTTTTACTGGAAAGCATGGGAAAGGTCTCTACATGGTCAAGGAAATCTTGTCGATTACTGGCATGAAAATCGAGGAAATTGGCGAGTATGGGAAGGGTGCAAGATTCTGTATATATGTCCCCAGGGGCAGGTACCGATTGACAGAATAA
- a CDS encoding ATP cone domain-containing protein, whose translation MIKKSGEREEYDENKVRQALLRSGTTDAEANEILEKLKGQLYNGITTHEIYQHVRRMLDRRRKIRYGLKDAIFSLGPEGHFFESLIARLFQEAGYAVRVRECIRGKCIPHEVDILAERGSERYIVECKFHNLSGTKCAIQTALYTYARFLDISEVMPIVLPWLVTNTKFSSEVITYASCIGMKLLGWRFPEGEGLESLLERHKLYPITVLEIKKDVRNSLLANGIITIKEIFTKKDRLYDILPELKANEVLYTARRVMECL comes from the coding sequence GTGATTAAGAAATCTGGCGAAAGGGAGGAGTACGACGAGAACAAGGTCAGGCAGGCGCTCTTGCGTTCTGGGACGACCGATGCAGAAGCCAATGAGATACTTGAAAAACTGAAAGGTCAACTCTACAATGGCATCACAACTCATGAAATCTATCAGCACGTCAGACGGATGCTTGACCGCAGGAGAAAGATCAGATATGGCCTCAAAGATGCTATCTTTTCGCTCGGACCAGAAGGACATTTCTTTGAGAGCCTCATTGCGAGACTGTTTCAAGAAGCTGGATATGCTGTGAGGGTCAGAGAATGCATAAGGGGAAAATGCATACCACACGAGGTTGACATTCTAGCTGAAAGAGGGAGCGAAAGGTATATTGTTGAATGTAAATTCCATAACCTATCGGGAACTAAATGTGCAATCCAGACTGCTCTTTATACATACGCGAGATTTTTAGACATTTCAGAGGTGATGCCTATTGTATTACCATGGCTTGTAACGAACACAAAATTTTCGAGCGAAGTCATTACCTACGCTAGCTGTATTGGGATGAAGTTACTGGGATGGCGGTTTCCTGAAGGAGAGGGTCTCGAATCACTTCTGGAACGTCACAAGCTCTACCCAATTACCGTTCTTGAGATCAAGAAAGATGTCCGGAACTCTTTACTCGCCAATGGGATTATCACGATCAAAGAAATATTTACGAAAAAAGACCGCCTGTATGACATCCTGCCAGAATTGAAAGCCAATGAGGTTCTTTACACTGCTCGAAGGGTTATGGAATGTTTGTAA
- a CDS encoding VOC family protein — MPLGDPMGGDSDYQNKGKITRVWMTRIPVRDLSSALFFYSEVLGLDIALDRRSENWVELGPAEPMGKIALYVPSEFDKRQPGGPTGVVLETDSIYDLHRRLVDEGTRFIMKPQRQEWGGLMAIFADPDGNEICVVEDPEHYTRS, encoded by the coding sequence ATGCCGCTCGGGGACCCAATGGGTGGAGACTCAGATTATCAGAATAAGGGTAAGATAACGCGGGTCTGGATGACGCGCATCCCCGTTAGGGACCTCTCAAGTGCATTATTTTTCTATTCAGAAGTGCTAGGACTGGATATCGCGCTCGACAGACGCAGTGAGAATTGGGTTGAGTTAGGTCCTGCCGAACCGATGGGTAAGATTGCACTGTATGTGCCATCGGAGTTCGACAAGCGACAACCTGGCGGACCAACAGGTGTTGTCCTCGAAACTGATAGTATTTATGATTTGCATAGAAGACTCGTCGACGAAGGGACAAGGTTCATCATGAAGCCCCAGCGACAGGAGTGGGGAGGGCTCATGGCGATTTTTGCTGATCCAGATGGAAATGAGATCTGTGTCGTGGAGGATCCTGAACACTACACAAGGAGTTGA
- a CDS encoding NAD-dependent epimerase/dehydratase family protein yields MKVVVTGGAGFIGSHASEYFAIKGHEVVAFDNLSRARLLRKRNRFVDYNWKYLSSFENIKLIDGDVRVAKEISGVCGDADLIVHTAAQTAVTTSLLDPRTDFRVNLLGTFNVLEAARKAKSNPTVIFTSTNKVYGSNVNMLPIIEKEKRYDFADEGRSGVDETLSIDGCEHTPYGCSKLAADIYVQDYAQTYGVRTAVFRMSCIYGTRQFGVEDQGWVAWFIIAHLTGRKITIYGDGKQTRDILFVEDLVRAFDYFMNRGPKHGVYNIGGGKENTVSLIELIDLIERRSGRRFDMVFSSWRPGDQKVYISDISKARSEFDWQPLIGVKEGVNRVYDWVESNKHLFV; encoded by the coding sequence ATGAAAGTCGTCGTTACAGGCGGAGCTGGTTTCATAGGATCTCACGCTTCTGAGTATTTCGCTATCAAAGGCCACGAAGTAGTTGCCTTCGATAATCTCAGCAGGGCAAGACTGCTGAGAAAGCGAAACCGTTTTGTGGATTATAACTGGAAGTATCTTTCATCCTTTGAAAATATCAAATTGATCGATGGAGACGTCAGAGTTGCGAAAGAAATCTCTGGTGTATGTGGTGATGCCGATCTTATTGTTCACACAGCAGCACAGACAGCTGTCACGACCTCCCTCCTCGATCCGAGGACAGATTTCAGAGTCAATCTCCTCGGTACCTTCAACGTTCTTGAGGCAGCGAGAAAGGCGAAATCAAATCCCACCGTTATTTTCACATCGACAAACAAAGTGTATGGAAGTAATGTCAATATGCTGCCGATCATTGAGAAAGAGAAAAGATACGACTTTGCAGATGAAGGAAGATCAGGGGTCGATGAGACTCTCTCAATAGACGGATGCGAGCACACGCCCTATGGATGCTCAAAACTGGCTGCTGACATATACGTTCAGGACTATGCACAGACGTACGGAGTGCGAACTGCTGTCTTCAGGATGTCATGCATCTATGGAACCAGACAATTCGGCGTTGAAGACCAAGGCTGGGTGGCGTGGTTTATCATCGCTCATCTCACTGGTAGAAAAATCACGATATACGGCGATGGAAAACAGACGAGAGATATCCTCTTCGTGGAAGATTTGGTAAGAGCGTTTGATTACTTTATGAACAGAGGTCCAAAGCACGGCGTTTACAACATAGGCGGGGGAAAGGAAAACACGGTCTCACTCATTGAGCTGATAGATCTAATTGAGAGAAGGAGCGGCAGACGATTTGATATGGTGTTCTCATCATGGAGACCTGGTGACCAGAAGGTCTACATTTCCGATATTTCGAAGGCGAGGAGTGAATTCGACTGGCAGCCGCTGATTGGCGTAAAAGAGGGCGTTAACAGAGTTTATGACTGGGTTGAATCCAACAAGCACCTATTTGTTTAG